CGCATTCTCAACAATCAATTGCTGAACCAGTTCGAGCAGTTGCTCATAACTCAATCGTGAAGGAGTGAGATTGGGATTCATTGCGGCAGGCAATCTAAATTCAATAGTTGATTTTGGCAAGAGAGGCCGCTAATCAACTACCAATATAGTATAGGACGAAACAAACTTCACTGCTCACAAGAGGTTAGCCATGAACAATTGGCTTAGGCTTGTAATGGCTGTCAGCGTATTAGCGCTTAGCAGTGCTGGCGTAGCCCCGCAGACTCACTATGTTAGGAAGTCATTGGTTTTATTACCATTGCCGGTTTCGAGCGATCACATGCTGAAAGGCGGCATCGCTCATAGCGATTTTGGCAAACAGAAGCCATTGGATTTTTTTCAGTTGCTGACTACCAGCGATCTCGTACTGATTGGCACGATCACCCAAACTGATGTTTTTGGGCGCAGGCTATCTAAAGAAGAGTTGCGGAACTTAAAGGATTTGGGCAGCACGCTCGGTGGCAGGATAAATCATCTAAAAATAGAGTCCGTCATTTGCGCCAGTTCTGATTTTAAGGAAGGGATACCAAGACCAGCAATGACGGGAAAGGTTCTTCAGATTTTCCAAAAGCGCGACCAGATGTTTACAGAGGGGCTGTACTTGGAAAATAAAAAGTATTTGGTTTGCGTAAAAAGACTGCCTAACCAAGAAGAGTTATATAAAGAATATACAGTAGTGAGTGGGAACATCTATTATGGGACATTTGATGGTAATAAGTTTGATTTGGCGGACAAACTTGAAAGCAAGCCGTTACAGTCTATCTTGCCTGTCTTACAGCAATTAAGCGATGCTCTAGCACAGGCTACAGTAAAGAAAAAAATAGACCAGCTAAATAAGCTAGCTAATGCGACCAACGATGCGAACCTCAAAGTCAGCTTAGTCAAGATCATTGAGCTAATCAAAGCCAATGCCCGGCCCAGAACTAACTAACTAACTGAATCAACAGTGTGCTTCGATTCAAAAAAAAAAGGGCGCTGACGTTGCGACGTCCGCGCTCTTTTCAGTTAGTTTCAGAAGACCGCGTGATAGAAGCCGTCAGGGCGCGGCCCTGTTGCAAGGCGTCCCACAGCGCGGCTTGCAACGCGGCGGGCGGCGCTGCGACATCGCCAAAGGGCACGGCCAGAAAGTTGCGCAGCTTCAGGTTCTTGTCTTTGGCAAAGGCGTCGGCGAAATCGGCTACGCGAAAGAAGACGGGCAGGCGCGTCTCGCCATACGCGCGGCCTTCCTTGTCGGCGACCTGCGGTTGATTGGTTTTATAGGCTTGCGCGAATTGCAGCGCCAGAAAGCGCAGCAGCGTCGTCTTGCCCGCGCCCGGATCGCCCAGCACGACGATGCGCGCGTGTTCGCGCACGGCATCGTAAAGCTCGGCTTCCTCTTTGCGCGGTTGATCGTCGAGCCGTTCCAACCCGCGCCGTCCGCCCGGCCCTTGCCAGATGTCTTCGAGATCATCGTCAAAGGGCGCGCGGCGCAACCGTTCGCGCCCGCGCAACTCGCGCTCGGCCTTGAGCGAAACGTAAACCTCATCCAACCGCAACGAAACCTGCCGCACGGTTTGCATCACGCCGCGCGGGTACAGGTCGGTGTTGCGTTCGATCAGGTGATTGAGATAGGCGGCGATGGCTTGCGCTTTCTGTTCGCGCTCGTGTTGCTTTTGCCAATTGGGGATAGCTTGGCTGATGAGGGCGGCGAGTTGTTCCGCTGTCGTGAAGCTGCCCCAGATTCGTTCGGTGGAGACGCGCTGGCGGAATTGCTGCGCCTTTTGTTTGTCGGCATCCATCAGCTTGTCAGACAGGCTGCGCGGAATGGCAAATTCATCAGAAGCGGCAAACACCAAACGCGGCTTGTTGCGCGCGACAGCCTGCTCATATTCAAGCTCGGTGTAAGACTTGTCT
This portion of the Acidobacteriota bacterium genome encodes:
- a CDS encoding DUF4062 domain-containing protein, which translates into the protein MIKVFLSSTSKDLGAFRQRAEKAINSLDGYHCIAMENFGARDAAAETYCPDLVAECEVFVLLLGATYGSCPPNEDKSYTELEYEQAVARNKPRLVFAASDEFAIPRSLSDKLMDADKQKAQQFRQRVSTERIWGSFTTAEQLAALISQAIPNWQKQHEREQKAQAIAAYLNHLIERNTDLYPRGVMQTVRQVSLRLDEVYVSLKAERELRGRERLRRAPFDDDLEDIWQGPGGRRGLERLDDQPRKEEAELYDAVREHARIVVLGDPGAGKTTLLRFLALQFAQAYKTNQPQVADKEGRAYGETRLPVFFRVADFADAFAKDKNLKLRNFLAVPFGDVAAPPAALQAALWDALQQGRALTASITRSSETN